TCTTTCTCTTACACGCTTTTTCCCATTTCTCATTTCATATACCTTTTCAGCAGGTATCATGACTTGAGGAATGTATTCTTCAAGACCCATTCTTGTGATTTCAGTTTCCAAGTAGGTTTTCACCTTTTTCTCTTGTCCACTAACCGCACGTACTACGTACCACTTAAATTCACTCATAATAGCGGGACTATTTGACTATTTATAGATTATAAAACCACTTTAATAGATTATCGAAACCGAAATCTATTATTCCAATGAAAATCGCGAAGATCAGGGAAGCGACCAATACCAAAATTGAACTACTCTGAAGCTCACTGTATTTAGACCATGTAACTTTATGGACCATTTCGTCATAAGACTCTTTAAAAAAGTTGATCAAATTTGCCATTACTCAAATCTTAGCTTTAAACATTTTGCACGGGTGGAGAGACTCGAACTCCCAGCCGCTGGTTTTGGAGACCAGTGCTCTACCAATTGAGCTACACCCGTAAAACCTTCAGCCCAAAAGGACTGCAAAATTAGAATTATTTTTGATTATAAACAAATGCGCTTCATTAAAAAATGAAACGCATTTGATAATCTTGTTATATCTGTATTAGACCTTAGTCTAAGATTTCAGTTACCTGACCAGATCCAACTGTTCTACCACCTTCTCTGATCGCAAATCTTAGTCCTTTTTCAAGAGCTACTTTGTTGATCAAAGTTACTTCGATAGTTACGTTATCACCAGGCATTACCATCTCTACTCCTTCAGGAAGCATGATTTCGCCAGTAACGTCAGTTGTTCTTAGGTAGAACTGAGGTCTGTACTTGTTAAAGAATGGAGTGTGACGTCCACCTTCCTCTTTAGACAATACATAAACTTCAGCTTTGAAGTGCTGGTGAGGATTAACCGAACCAGGCTTACAAATGATCATACCTCTTTTGATATCAGATTTCTCGATACCTCTAAGCAATAGACCAACGTTGTCACCAGCTTCACCTCTATCCAATATTTTTCTAAACATCTCAACACCAGTGATTGTAGACTTCATGTCTTCAGCACCCATACCAATAATGTCAACAGCGTCACCTGTGTTAGTAACACCTCTCTCGATTCTACCAGTAGCAACAGTACCTCTACCAGTAATAGAGAATACATCCTCTACAGGCATCAAGAAATCTTTATCTACAGCTCTTTCTGGAAGTGGAATGTAGTTATCTACAGCATCCATCAACTCTTCGATCTTAGCAACCCACTCAGGCTCACCGTTCAATCCACCAAGTGCAGAACCAGCGATTACTGGAATATCGTCTCCTGGGAAGTCGTACTCAGAAAGCAATTCTCTTACTTCCATTTCAACTAGCTCAAGTAGCTCAGCATCATCCACCAAATCTACTTTGTTCATAAATACAACCAAAGCAGGAACACCTACCTGACGAGAAAGCAAGATGTGCTCTCTAGTTTGCGGCATCGGTCCATCAGTAGCAGCAACCACGATGATAGCACCGTCCATTTGAGCAGCACCAGTAATCATGTTTTTCACATAATCGGCGTGACCAGGACAATCCACGTGAGCGTAGTGTCTGTTTTCTGTTTGGTATTCGATGTGAGAAGTATTAATAGTAATACCTCTTTCCTTTTCTTCTGGAGCGTTGTCGATAGAAGAGAAGTCTTTTTGCTCTGCCAGACCCTTGTTCGCAAGAACTGAAGAGATCGCAGCAGTCAAAGTTGTCTTTCCGTGATCCACGTGACCAATTGTACCAATATTCACGTGAGGTTTCGAACGGTCAAAGGTTTCTTTAGCCATGTCTGAAAATTCCTATTTTAGTTAAATATTAAATTAAATATAAAAAAAGGCTACACATAAATATATAGCACAATCACTCAAACCAATATTCGCCTTTTTTGAACAAAAAAGACTTTCAGAGCTATGAGCCAATGACGGGATTTGAACCCGTGACCTCTTCCTTACCAAGGAAGCACTCTACCCCTGAGCTACATCGGCTTGAAAAATTAAGAGCGGGAGACGAGGCTCGAACCCGCGACCTACAGCTTGGAAGGCTGTCGCTCTACCAACTGAGCTACTCCCGCTTAATTATTTCACTGATTTAGCTGGTAACTAAATCAGGCCAATGTGGGGGGAGCAGGATTCGAACCTGCGAAGACATAAGTCAACGGAGTTACAGTCCGTCCCAGTTGGCCGCTTTGGTATCCCCCCGTGTTCAATAAAATTGAGAACAATCCCTATCAAAATTGGAGAGTATTTCTCTCCCGTTTTTCTTAAGGAAGTGCAAAATTATATGCTTTTGATTCTTATTCAAATTTTTGCAAACTTATTTTCAGCAATATTTACTTTTTTTGATCCGCACCCTTTTAAGGCCGTTTAAACCCCATTTTCAGTCAAAAATCAAACTTTAATTTTATTACTTCACGAGATCATTAGATTTGTGAATATTATAAACAATAGATACCTATGAAGAAAAAGATAATGAATCCACTCTTACTCCTATTGAGCTGCTGTCTAATTTTATTCAGCTGTGAAAGCAATCAGGAATCCTTAAATGAAACTAACGATGAAATGAATGTCTCAGACACACATACATTTGCTAAGCCTCAAGAAGCGGTTGTTACTCATTTAAACTGGGACGCCCAAGTCAATTTTGAGCTGAAAAAAATTCAGGCGACGGCTACGCTAACCATCAAGACTTCGCAGGAAGCCACCCATTTGATATTGGATACGAAAGACTTGACCATTAATTCCGTAATGAATGGCAATAATGAATCTCTCAATTTTGTACTAGGTGAAAATCAACCTCATTTAGGAGCTCCACTATCTATTGATATTACGTCTAAGACCAAAAATGTAGTAATCACCTACGAGACTTCTGAAAAAGCAGAGGCCCTTCAATGGCTAGAGCCCAGTCAAACTACAGACAAGGCCTA
The sequence above is drawn from the Reichenbachiella sp. genome and encodes:
- the secE gene encoding preprotein translocase subunit SecE; protein product: MANLINFFKESYDEMVHKVTWSKYSELQSSSILVLVASLIFAIFIGIIDFGFDNLLKWFYNL
- the tuf gene encoding elongation factor Tu; translation: MAKETFDRSKPHVNIGTIGHVDHGKTTLTAAISSVLANKGLAEQKDFSSIDNAPEEKERGITINTSHIEYQTENRHYAHVDCPGHADYVKNMITGAAQMDGAIIVVAATDGPMPQTREHILLSRQVGVPALVVFMNKVDLVDDAELLELVEMEVRELLSEYDFPGDDIPVIAGSALGGLNGEPEWVAKIEELMDAVDNYIPLPERAVDKDFLMPVEDVFSITGRGTVATGRIERGVTNTGDAVDIIGMGAEDMKSTITGVEMFRKILDRGEAGDNVGLLLRGIEKSDIKRGMIICKPGSVNPHQHFKAEVYVLSKEEGGRHTPFFNKYRPQFYLRTTDVTGEIMLPEGVEMVMPGDNVTIEVTLINKVALEKGLRFAIREGGRTVGSGQVTEILD